A region of Lycium barbarum isolate Lr01 chromosome 3, ASM1917538v2, whole genome shotgun sequence DNA encodes the following proteins:
- the LOC132631550 gene encoding uncharacterized protein LOC132631550, which yields MKDFEKFNDDDAGRKKARKQGYTNISSESETPIPDSPFVSSPNLSSFSLNLNEDVAGDSTSSQRPSGVKKANMKRKIDEDYIKMVQSENSQIVEVMKDSNETKKKKTLRLKELKEENKFLFIDVDSVVDPNRREVLRKEQKRIMDKRSQQFPQPQPQQSYAPFTQFFNDFGVFGNDLPLY from the coding sequence ATGAAGGATTTTGAGAAGTTTAACGATGACGATGCTGGAAGAAAAAAAGCAAGAAAGCAAGGCTATACTAATATATCATCGGAGTCTGAGACTCCTATCCCTGATTCACCCTTTGTATCTTCTCCTAActtatcatcattttcattaaatTTAAATGAGGATGTTGCAGGCGATTCCACATCATCACAACGACCTAGTGGGGTGAAGAAAGCAAATATGAAGAGAAAAATAGATGAAGATTATATAAAAATGGTCCAATCAGAAAATAGTCAGATTGTTGAGGTGATGAAAGATTCAaatgagacaaaaaaaaaaaaaactttgagaCTAAAAGAACTcaaagaagaaaataaatttttattCATCGATGTGGATTCTGTTGTCGATCCAAATCGTCGTGAAGTTTTGCGAAAAGAACAAAAACGAATAATGGATAAAAGGAGTCAACAATTTCCACAGCCACAACCACAACAATCCTATGCCCCATTCACTCAATTCTTTAATGATTTTGGTGTATTTGGAAACGACTTACCTCTCTACTAA